The following proteins come from a genomic window of Trifolium pratense cultivar HEN17-A07 linkage group LG4, ARS_RC_1.1, whole genome shotgun sequence:
- the LOC123922410 gene encoding uncharacterized protein LOC123922410, with amino-acid sequence MGTTEKTNLLDRKTCENASTSEHVKVSRIEVPTIEEVITSTPQPIPVPTIEEVITSTPVQVSRIEEVTTSMPQRVEVVDDFLNSLERDPGKRSPIWSYSPNHIDQIRRAYLKWGSYRILLEEYPLSGKENHLRRFQHTWFDIFPFWLEYSPSKDAAYCLPCYLFSKEPSVFITTGFKGWKRLVKRHDELQEAQLLEIEHLLEIDEIITGKGENQIGTLSRAATTRWGSHFRSICSLMNMYEATCRVLKTLSKEGLSYITRGEGNSGYNYLKEFGFILILHLMKEIMGITDVLCQALQSQSQDVVNAMNLVRATKTLIQELREDGWDKLYTNVTSYCVRHDIEIPDLKCTHSATRLGRSRLEENQVTVEHYFKVEIFFAIIDQQLQELNSRFSEEVMELLTLSCALNPKGNYKAFNIDTICTLVEKYYPMDFNEQEKITLQFQLRQFLVVARQSKDLNNLSTIQELCSCLVATDRATIYYLIDRLLRLIMTLPVSTATTERCFSAMKIIKTRLRNKMEGRFLADSMTVYIEREIGASISSDLIIDDFKALGTRRLLF; translated from the exons ATGGGAACTACCGAGAAAACTAATCTTCTCGAT aGGAAAACTTGTGAGAATGCTTCTACATCCGAACATGTTAAAGTTTCACGAATTGAAGTTCCAACAATTGAAGAAGTGATAACTTCTACGCCTCAACCGATTCCAGTTCCAACAATTGAAGAAGTGATAACTTCTACGCCGGTTCAAGTTTCAAGAATTGAAGAAGTGACAACTTCTATGCCTCAACGAGTTGAAGTTGTAGATGATTTTTTGAATTCTTTAGAACGTGATCCTGGAAAGCGTTCCCCAATATGGTCATATTCACCAAATCATATCGATCAAATACGGAGAGCTTATTTGAAATGGGGTTCATATCGAATCCTTTTAGAAGAATATCCTTTGTCCGGTAAAGAGAATCATCTAAGACGGTTTCAACACACTTGGTTCGACATCTTTCCTTTTTGGCTAGAATATTCACCTTCAAAGGATGCCGCATATTGCTTACCATGTTATCTTTTTAGCAAAGAACCAAGTGTCTTTATTACTACAGGTTTTAAAGGTTGGAAAAGA CTTGTCAAGAGACATGATGAGTTACAAGAAGCCCAACTATTAGAAATTGAGCATTTGTTGGAGATTGATGAGATCATTACCGGTAAAGGTGAAAATCAAATTGGTACTTTGTCAAGAGCTGCGACTACTCGTTGGGGATCACATTTCAGGTCTATTTGCAGcttgatgaatatgtatgaaGCAACTTGCCGTGTTTTAAAAACATTATCAAAAGAAGGACTAAGTTATATTACACGCGGGGAAGGTAATAGTGGTTACAATTACTTGAAGGAATTCGGTTTCATACTGATCTTGCATTTGATGAAAGAAATTATGGGGATAACAGATGTGCTTTGTCAAGCTTTGCAATCACAATCTCAAGATGTGGTTAATGCTATGAATTTAGTTCGTGCAACAAAAACTCTTATTCAAGAACTGAGAGAAGATGGTTGGGATAAATTGTATACTAATGTGACGTCTTATTGTGTAAGACATGATATTGAGATTCCGGATCTTAAGTGTACTCATTCAGCAACAAGATTAGGACGCTCTCGTCTTGAAGAGAATCAGGTCACAGTAGAGCATTACTTTAAAGTTGAGATATTTTTTGCTATCATTGACCAACAATTACAAGAGTTGAATAGCAGATTTAGTGAGGAAGTAATGGAGTTGTTAACTCTAAGTTGTGCTTTGAATCCCAAAGGTAATTATAAAGCTTTTAACATTGATACTATATGCACTCTAGTTGAAAAATATTATCCTATGGATTTCAATGAGCAAGAGAAGATTACTTTGCAATTTCAACTTCGGCAATTTCTCGTTGTTGCTCGCCAATCAAAAGACTTGAACAATTTATCAACTATTCAAGAGTTATGTTCATGTTTGGTTGCAACTGATAGGGCGACAATCTACTACTTGATTGATAGATTACTCCGTCTTATCATGACTCTTCCAGTTTCTACGGCTACAACCGAGAGATGTTTTTCAGCAATGAAAATTATTAAGACTAGGTTGCGAAACAAGATGGAGGGTCGGTTTCTAGCCGATAGCATGACTGTTTACATTGAAAGGGAAATCGGTGCAAGTATTAGTTCAGATCTTATAATTGATGATTTCAAGGCACTTGGTACGCGtagattattattttaa